A part of Drosophila ananassae strain 14024-0371.13 chromosome 2R, ASM1763931v2, whole genome shotgun sequence genomic DNA contains:
- the LOC6493725 gene encoding protein nervous wreck isoform X11 yields MQPPPRKGNYVKFLKNLHTEQVAKLQLKNQHECDLLEDIRQFTIKRSAVEKSYSEALLKISSQYLNKKIPNIPDIKMDGMEERWNMWSVWRTVLEENEKLARARLAAIEVFQQQIADEAKVLRDYKLAIAKRSLSGIVNVQKELHLSVGDVDKTKKSYFDEEHCAHDVRDKARDIEEKLKKKKGSFFQSITSLQKNSARVTSRKELLEEKSSGARNDYILSLAAANAHQNRYFTVDLQTTMTTMENYVFERVAEYLMLMGRTELLTCSATQNSFGKIRDQAQQLTREYNLQCCYLFYPVLKQHIQYDFEACDNDPVRKVTTEHDSAAETLTKEAKNLAGRVVKENASIRENAKKLALCQSLRDSGQRTDPNDPNGPDLDTKIEEFRDQIRRSETEKAKAEACLQCLRDGGINVDEWVQEAEIMGVQELTRSASSISMRTDASGQGENPSSDSFYDSDKEDTQTQNQAQSQAQAKPKAEQQLSRDRTFSDSDDEPEERPAAAATSSSSAAAAAAASSSSMMGGGGWDDPTEVNWGAEEEEDKDEPIVPEPKEAIFKCTALYSYTAQNPDELTIVENEQLEVVGEGDGDGWLRARNYRGEEGYVPHNYLDIDQETAGSAFNGTSGNQLRSQISFSSVDYTVDNEDQTVDSMQSPDQVSVIMAPQKRPKSDVEWCIALYDYDATAEDELTFEEGDKIKIITKTAHGVDDGWWEGELDGRFGNFPSLVVEECDEMGEPLSEGGDESPPPTAAPTFALPPAPALPPEYAHELELELTEDMFGSQDTAGRSK; encoded by the exons ATGCAGCCACCGCCGCGTAAG GGTAACTATGTGAAATTCCTGAAGAACCTGCACACGGAGCAGGTGGCCAAGTTGCAGTTGAAGAACCAGCATGAGTGCGACCTGCTGGAGGACATCCGCCAGTTCACCATCAAGCGCTCGGCGGTGGAGAAGTCGTACAGTGAAGCCTTGCTAAAGATCTCATCCCAGTATCTGAACAAGAAAATACCCAACATACCAGACATTAAAATGGACGGCATGGAGGAGCGCTG gAACATGTGGAGTGTTTGGCGCACAGTCCTTGaggaaaatgaaaaactgGCCCGTGCTCGTCTGGCTGCCATCGAGGTGTTCCAGCAGCAGATCGCCGACGAAGCCAAGGTCCTTCGGGACTACAAGCTGGCCATCGCCAAGCGCTCTCTATCCGGAATCGTAAACGTTCAGAAGGAACTCCACTTGAGTGTGGGTGATGTGGACAAAACCAAGAAGTCGTACTTCGACGAGGAGCACTGTGCCCACGATGTTCGCGACAAGGCCAGGGACATTGAGGAGAAgctgaagaaaaagaagggCTCGTTCTTCCAGTCGATCACCTCGCTGCAGAAGAACAGTGCCCGGGTCACCTCCCGCAAGGAGTTGCTGGAGGAGAAGTCCTCTGGTGCCAGGAATGATTACATCCTCAGTCTGGCCGCCGCCAATGCCCATCAGAATCGTTACTTTACCGTCGATCTGCAGACCACGATGACCACCATGGAGAACTATGTGTTCGAGAGGGTGGCCGAGTACCTGATGTTGATGGG ACGCACAGAGCTGCTGACCTGCTCGGCCACGCAGAACAGCTTCGGAAAGATCAGAGATCAGGCCCAGCAGCTGACCCGGGAGTACAACCTGCAGTGCTGCTACCTCTTCTACCCGGTTCTCAAGCAGCACATCCAGTACGACTTCGAGGCATGCGACAACGATCCGGTCCGCAAGGTGACCACCGAGCACGACTCCGCTGCCGAGACGCTGACCAAGGAGGCCAAGAACCTGGCCGGCAGGGTGGTGAAGGAGAACGCCTCCATACGGGAGAATGCCAAGAAGCTGGCCCTGTGCCAGTCGCTGAGGGATTCCGGACAACGCACCGATCCAAATGATCCCAATGGACCCGATCTGGACACCAAGATCGAGGAGTTCCGAGACCAGATCCGACGCTCCGAGACGGAGAAGGCCAAGGCAGAGGCCTGTCTGCAGTGTCTGCGGGATGGTGGCATCAATGTGGACGAGTGGGTCCAGGAGGCGGAGATCATGGGCGTGCAGGAGCTGACTCGCTCGGCCAGCTCCATTTCGATGCGTACCGATGCCTCCGGGCAGGGTGAGAATCCCAGCTCGGACTCCTTCTACGACAGCGACAAGGAGGACACTCAGACCCAAAACCAGGCCCAGTCACAGGCTCAGGCCAAGCCGAAGGCGGAGCAGCAGTTGTCCAGGGATCGCACCTTCAGCGACAGCGATGATGAGCCCGAGGAGCGCCCCGCCGCTGCGGCAACATCCTCCAGTtcagccgccgccgctgctgctgcctcctCCTCATCCATGATGGGGGGTGGGGGCTGGGACGACCCAACCGAGGTCAATTGGGGGgccgaagaggaggaggacaaGGACGAGCCCATTGTACCCGAGCCCAAGGAGGCCATCTTTAAGTGCACTGCACTCTACAGTTATACG GCCCAGAATCCCGACGAGCTCACCATCGTCGAGAATGAGCAGCTTGAGGTGGTCGGCGAGGGTGACGGCGACGGGTGGCTGCGGGCCAGGAACTACCGGGGCGAGGAGGGCTATGTGCCCCACAACTATCTGGACATCGACCAGGAGACGGCCGGCAGCGCCTTTAATGGTACTTCAGGCAATCAATTGCGCTCTCAAATCTCATTCTCATCTGTCGATTATACTGTTGACAATGAAGATCAGACGGTGGACTCGATGCAATCGCCCGACCAGGTCTCGGTCATCATGGCGCCCCAGAAGCGCCCCAAATCGGACGTGGAATGGTGCATCGCGCTCTACGACTACGACGCCACCGCCGAGGACGAGCTGACCTTCGAGGAGGGCGACAAGATCAAGATAATCACCAAGACCGCCCACGGCGTCGACGACGGGTGGTGGGAGGGCGAGCTGGACGGGCGGTTCGGCAACTTCCCCTCGCTGGTCGTCGAGGAGTGCGACGAGATGGGCGAGCCGCTCAGCGAGGGCGGCGACGAGTCACCTCCGCCCACTGCGGCGCCGACCTTTGCCCTGCCCCCCGCCCCGGCACTGCCGCCAGAGTACGCCCATgagttggagctggagcttACCGAGGACATGTTTGGCTCCCAGGACACGGCAG GACGATCTAAGTGA
- the LOC6493725 gene encoding protein nervous wreck isoform X10, with translation MQPPPRKGNYVKFLKNLHTEQVAKLQLKNQHECDLLEDIRQFTIKRSAVEKSYSEALLKISSQYLNKKIPNIPDIKMDGMEERWNMWSVWRTVLEENEKLARARLAAIEVFQQQIADEAKVLRDYKLAIAKRSLSGIVNVQKELHLSVGDVDKTKKSYFDEEHCAHDVRDKARDIEEKLKKKKGSFFQSITSLQKNSARVTSRKELLEEKSSGARNDYILSLAAANAHQNRYFTVDLQTTMTTMENYVFERVAEYLMLMGRTELLTCSATQNSFGKIRDQAQQLTREYNLQCCYLFYPVLKQHIQYDFEACDNDPVRKVTTEHDSAAETLTKEAKNLAGRVVKENASIRENAKKLALCQSLRDSGQRTDPNDPNGPDLDTKIEEFRDQIRRSETEKAKAEACLQCLRDGGINVDEWVQEAEIMGVQELTRSASSISMRTDASGQGENPSSDSFYDSDKEDTQTQNQAQSQAQAKPKAEQQLSRDRTFSDSDDEPEERPAAAATSSSSAAAAAAASSSSMMGGGGWDDPTEVNWGAEEEEDKDEPIVPEPKEAIFKCTALYSYTAQNPDELTIVENEQLEVVGEGDGDGWLRARNYRGEEGYVPHNYLDIDQETAGSAFNGTSGNQLRSQISFSSVDYTVDNEDQTVDSMQSPDQVSVIMAPQKRPKSDVEWCIALYDYDATAEDELTFEEGDKIKIITKTAHGVDDGWWEGELDGRFGNFPSLVVEECDEMGEPLSEGGDESPPPTAAPTFALPPAPALPPEYAHELELELTEDMFGSQDTADEDSGVYPNGAAAPSMPPPGNNPSQTTAKKGNLLNYLKNLLSKIYIFSPPNFFTFLIQYL, from the exons ATGCAGCCACCGCCGCGTAAG GGTAACTATGTGAAATTCCTGAAGAACCTGCACACGGAGCAGGTGGCCAAGTTGCAGTTGAAGAACCAGCATGAGTGCGACCTGCTGGAGGACATCCGCCAGTTCACCATCAAGCGCTCGGCGGTGGAGAAGTCGTACAGTGAAGCCTTGCTAAAGATCTCATCCCAGTATCTGAACAAGAAAATACCCAACATACCAGACATTAAAATGGACGGCATGGAGGAGCGCTG gAACATGTGGAGTGTTTGGCGCACAGTCCTTGaggaaaatgaaaaactgGCCCGTGCTCGTCTGGCTGCCATCGAGGTGTTCCAGCAGCAGATCGCCGACGAAGCCAAGGTCCTTCGGGACTACAAGCTGGCCATCGCCAAGCGCTCTCTATCCGGAATCGTAAACGTTCAGAAGGAACTCCACTTGAGTGTGGGTGATGTGGACAAAACCAAGAAGTCGTACTTCGACGAGGAGCACTGTGCCCACGATGTTCGCGACAAGGCCAGGGACATTGAGGAGAAgctgaagaaaaagaagggCTCGTTCTTCCAGTCGATCACCTCGCTGCAGAAGAACAGTGCCCGGGTCACCTCCCGCAAGGAGTTGCTGGAGGAGAAGTCCTCTGGTGCCAGGAATGATTACATCCTCAGTCTGGCCGCCGCCAATGCCCATCAGAATCGTTACTTTACCGTCGATCTGCAGACCACGATGACCACCATGGAGAACTATGTGTTCGAGAGGGTGGCCGAGTACCTGATGTTGATGGG ACGCACAGAGCTGCTGACCTGCTCGGCCACGCAGAACAGCTTCGGAAAGATCAGAGATCAGGCCCAGCAGCTGACCCGGGAGTACAACCTGCAGTGCTGCTACCTCTTCTACCCGGTTCTCAAGCAGCACATCCAGTACGACTTCGAGGCATGCGACAACGATCCGGTCCGCAAGGTGACCACCGAGCACGACTCCGCTGCCGAGACGCTGACCAAGGAGGCCAAGAACCTGGCCGGCAGGGTGGTGAAGGAGAACGCCTCCATACGGGAGAATGCCAAGAAGCTGGCCCTGTGCCAGTCGCTGAGGGATTCCGGACAACGCACCGATCCAAATGATCCCAATGGACCCGATCTGGACACCAAGATCGAGGAGTTCCGAGACCAGATCCGACGCTCCGAGACGGAGAAGGCCAAGGCAGAGGCCTGTCTGCAGTGTCTGCGGGATGGTGGCATCAATGTGGACGAGTGGGTCCAGGAGGCGGAGATCATGGGCGTGCAGGAGCTGACTCGCTCGGCCAGCTCCATTTCGATGCGTACCGATGCCTCCGGGCAGGGTGAGAATCCCAGCTCGGACTCCTTCTACGACAGCGACAAGGAGGACACTCAGACCCAAAACCAGGCCCAGTCACAGGCTCAGGCCAAGCCGAAGGCGGAGCAGCAGTTGTCCAGGGATCGCACCTTCAGCGACAGCGATGATGAGCCCGAGGAGCGCCCCGCCGCTGCGGCAACATCCTCCAGTtcagccgccgccgctgctgctgcctcctCCTCATCCATGATGGGGGGTGGGGGCTGGGACGACCCAACCGAGGTCAATTGGGGGgccgaagaggaggaggacaaGGACGAGCCCATTGTACCCGAGCCCAAGGAGGCCATCTTTAAGTGCACTGCACTCTACAGTTATACG GCCCAGAATCCCGACGAGCTCACCATCGTCGAGAATGAGCAGCTTGAGGTGGTCGGCGAGGGTGACGGCGACGGGTGGCTGCGGGCCAGGAACTACCGGGGCGAGGAGGGCTATGTGCCCCACAACTATCTGGACATCGACCAGGAGACGGCCGGCAGCGCCTTTAATGGTACTTCAGGCAATCAATTGCGCTCTCAAATCTCATTCTCATCTGTCGATTATACTGTTGACAATGAAGATCAGACGGTGGACTCGATGCAATCGCCCGACCAGGTCTCGGTCATCATGGCGCCCCAGAAGCGCCCCAAATCGGACGTGGAATGGTGCATCGCGCTCTACGACTACGACGCCACCGCCGAGGACGAGCTGACCTTCGAGGAGGGCGACAAGATCAAGATAATCACCAAGACCGCCCACGGCGTCGACGACGGGTGGTGGGAGGGCGAGCTGGACGGGCGGTTCGGCAACTTCCCCTCGCTGGTCGTCGAGGAGTGCGACGAGATGGGCGAGCCGCTCAGCGAGGGCGGCGACGAGTCACCTCCGCCCACTGCGGCGCCGACCTTTGCCCTGCCCCCCGCCCCGGCACTGCCGCCAGAGTACGCCCATgagttggagctggagcttACCGAGGACATGTTTGGCTCCCAGGACACGGCAG ATGAGGATAGCGGTGTGTATCCAAACGGTGCGGCTGCCCCGAGCATGCCTCCGCCAG GCAACAATCCAAGCCAAACAACTGCCAAAAAGGGTAATTTACTAAATTATCTAAAAAATCTCTTATCTAAAAtctatatcttttcccccCCGAACTTTTTCACCTTCTTGATTCAGTATCTCTAG